Genomic window (Daucus carota subsp. sativus chromosome 5, DH1 v3.0, whole genome shotgun sequence):
TTTGGCCAATTCCCGGGTCTTTTTCAATTATAACATGTTTTAATGaatctttttttattataactaaaaaacatttaaacatcctcattaaaaaatattcttcGGACCTATTTATTTGCAAGGCTTTTAATGAGCTTACTTATTAGAAGCTTATTTAACGTACCCAGTAAAATACTTATTTAAAATAcctaacaaaattatatatactcaAACAAGTTTATTAGTTGTGTAAAAAtctatttgaattaaaaaacacattattataatgtaaatctatttttaaaatagtttagcaaaaaaaatctatttttaaaatagtttagcaaaaaaaatctattttaaaaataaaattaaatattaaaacatatacaaTAATGAAAAATGTTATAAGTCGGTTATAAGCTACAATCATGTAGACTTACGGTCTTTTAAAAGCTGTACTGAACTTTCACATTGAACTACAATCATGTAGACTTACGGTCATTTAAAAGCTGAAAAGCTTCACTTTCACAACATCCATGTAAAGATATTAATCTCGCAGGAGCATTTTCATTCACAAGCATGCTGCTGCTTGCATCCTTGCGGTCTGCAGCAGGAAAGTTCCTTGATGCAGCAACCTGAGCCTTGTCTCCTTCACTTCCATAACTGCTGGCACGCTCTAGTTTTTCTGCACCAAAGTTGGAAGTCTATTCAACACTAAAAACTAATTAATCAACATATTAACTAGAATTAAAAGAACAACCAAACACGCATGGGGAAATTTATTATCAATCAAACCCAGTTAAGATGTTCTTAAAAGCTTATCACATAACACCGTATACTTATTAGTGAAAGTACTAGTTCTTAAAAGCTTAAATTCGGAAAAGGTTATATTCAGATGTCTGTTTTCTGATTTCACATATAACATGTTATGTTGAACATTACAATCACAATTAACTAAAACCTAACTTGAAAGGCAAAAAGAAACAAATTCAATATTATATATCACATTAATATGTCCTCAGCTCACACCATTGAAGCTAAAATCACAAACTCCGCCAAAATATCATGAAAAACAAATGTTGAATACATGAGAGATAGATAATAGCATACTTGTGGATTATACAGATATGCCTAAACACAATATATACAAACAAGTGTTGGATTGTTACCTCCTCCGGCAGATTTTCGCCTCCCTAAACGGTTCCTGCAAATTGCAATCCACTCTCCAATTTCAATCAATCCAATCCATCTAATACATACaagggggggggagagagagagaggaggagggggggggggagggagagagagagagagagaaagaagagaaagagagagagagagagagagagagagagagagagagagagacctttgATTAGGAGGAGCATAACGCTTGACATTGGATGAATCGCCGGCAGGCTTCTCCAGCATATCTTCCTCTCTCTAACACCACCAGCGCCGCCGATACGAGAGTGTGTAAGAACTGGTGTGTGTGTCTATCGGTAGAGTTAGAGGAAGAAGAGCATCCCCGGACCTTCAAATTCAAACCCTTCGCCCCTTTCTTTTATTTTGACCCAGCCCTAGCCTATAGACACAGAGTGTGCGCGTGTGTAACAATCATGctcttacaaattatttatttaattgattaattgattaataaatatacatcagtcgatttaatttttaaaatccaattactaaatatataatatttgtaaaattgatttattttaatatcagTGTTCTGTCAACCAATGTAGCTATTTACAAgcaatttttaatgaatatacTGATTCTGCACCCTCTTTTAATAGTATaactagcttcttaacccgtgcaaagcacgggttgctttaaatcactttcttcaatatataaatatatgttatatctctttatttatctttttttatatttatttgtattttaaatcataGTATGTTGATGTCTGTATATACACATATCCTcacttttatgatatttattaaaaatataaatacaaaaaatatattaaaattcgatTAAATCGATGACTAATTGGTCGAAAATTGGATTAATAGGGTCGAaaatcaggtagaatattaaaaatttacaaaaattttggggaaaatttgaaattttaaaaatgattatatatatatatatatatatatatatatatatatattatttttacatatataatattaaattaattctgaatAATGATCCTATTAATCATTCTGATTAATCGTTGATTttctgattcccgctttttacaacactaaatatttatttatttattattaaatcataattatatatgatatatccaaaaaattataaaatatacatttttataaaaacaaataaacattaaggctTAACTTTCGTAGCCAAACATAGCCCCATAGATACTTAATTCCTACATTATACATCAAGCCAGTCCATTGACtgcaatattaaaatacatatttttatatatagagaggtcattattgacttttaaaactAACGtattttattagacattaatgtccaatcattaatatacattaattataacatgattttggaattaatttaatattatacatataaataatatatatctaatcatttttaaaattttttattttccccatttttttttatagacgtacgttcaaattttgtgaatgaaaaatattttcttcttttttttgaaacaaaggtgttaatctaataatagaaagtcatacggcatctacaccaatgatcgagtcgaacaaattGAATGTATTTTGAGTAAAGGATAGTTTAGTCATTTTGGATTAAATTGATCAAGATTCGATTTTACTGCTACAAGTATGTGTCAGATACTTAGatatatagaataaaaaaaaatagttactgGCTAATCACTGTTTCAGGCTTCTGGTCATTAGCCCCTGTACCGGGATGCTTGGCCAAActgcttcttttatcatcaactacggtatatattacatgatgtttaaacacaattggaaatataaaatctcattatgtcagcagccaaactgcttcttttatcatcaactacagtatatattacatgatgtttaaacacaattggaaatataacatctcattatgtcagcagccaaactgcttcttttatcatcaactacagtatatattacatgatgtttaaacacaattggaaatataacatctcaTTATGTCAGCAGCCGCGCAGCAATCGTCAGCTTAGAGTTTTGACTATGACAAAAGAGTATACCTTCATCTACGATCGAACATTAAACTGCTCAGAAAGAATATCATCATTTTGACTcagttttacatgatttaagggtctattttatgtaacttttcgcaaggatttcaaatatacaatttgttttaagttTGTAATCAACAGAGAGTAAATAAAAAGTACACGGGTGTaccatagagagtaaattaaaagtacgaaCGTACCAtcggtagaagtcaaaaatgcgaTGGTACCATTGAAAAAAACCACTTCTACGAGGGTACCATCAAGAATTTCCCtagatataatttaaatttatatttacttgtattttaagtcttattatcttgatgtctaaatgtacatatatccttactatgatgatatttattataatgtaaatataaaaaatatacactatttaaaattttattctataattaaattatcattcacctaaaattattgaaaatttgataaaaacaaataagattcttgtcgaatcagagtctttgtcgtatagttaaaaaatcatatatatgattttattaaatcatatatataattttattaaatcacaataattaaatattctaaaaatcggccGATTAACCGAATAATCGATAACAGACGAATTTTCAATACGATTTGGTAACATTCGattaaatcgatgattaattggtcaaaattggattaatcagccaaaaatcaggtagaatattaaaatttacaaaatttgtggagaaaatttaaaattttaaaaataattagatatatattatttatatgtataatattaaaataatttcaaataatgatcatgttataattaatgtatataaatgcttagacattaatgtataataaatacattgcttcgacattaatgtataataaatgcgttagtattaaaagtcaataataacttttatatatattaaaatatgtgtattaaGAGAAGGGTAatcgaattaatttacaatgattagacattaatgtctaataaatacattagtgttaaaagtcaataataacctttatatatataaatattgtataatgAGCAAAGGGTAAATTGGtcgttttgaattaaattaatgtatctcatatttttttttgagaaacgTATCTCATATTTTGTTgttcatcttttttaaattgagattatttgtaaatttaatttcaatttaatatttatttatattttaagttatattatGTGTGTATCTGTCCTTGCTTCCggcttttttttctaaaatagtcgcatatgtttttttttgacctgtttgtgtaaaaaatcacaAGCACGCATAGGAACTTGAAATTCTAACTTTTTTTGAggacttcaattttttttcaaacactttaatcacttataagtattGACTCACTTCTCACAAATAGtacactttttttattttaagaaggaAGTCACTTTTCATAAGATTTACCCATATACACTCTATAttgatgtatatatgtacacatatcctcactattatgatatttattaaaatataaatacaaaaaatatagtacagtatataaaattatataattaaattaccactcacctaaaattattgaaaatttaatacGAAAAGTGAGATTCTTGCCGAATTAGAGTTttgtcatatagttatatatattatttatagttattctaatacatatgtatataattttattaaataataataattaaacattCTAAAAATTGGCCGAGTTAACCTATTAATCAATAGTCGGACGGATTTTGATCCGATTTGGTAAAATCCGTTTAATCGATGTCTAATTGGTCAGAAATTTGAATAATGGGTCGAAAATcatgcaaaatataaaaatttacaaaatttgtgaagagaaattaaaattttaaaaatgattatatatattatttttacatatataatattaaattaatcaaataatgacCATGTTAACCATTTCGATTAATCGTCGATATTTTTATTCTCGTTTTTTATAATactggatatttatttatttattaaactataaatgttatatacttatatgtattagagttttaattataaagtaattaatgcatattaatgaagagacattaatgtctaataaataggttggtattaaaattaaatattaataatgagTAAGGGTAGTCTAGtctttttgaatttaattatgtataatgAGCAAGGGTAGTTTAGTCATTTCGATTTAAATTACTCATAGTTGGTCTATTAGAATTATAATAGATTTGCAGGTACTAATTTGTAGGGATATTGTCCATGTTACACTCGTGAAATCGGATTTACTATAACATCTCAGGACATGCCATGGGAGATGGCCATGCCTGAAGTCGTTACACTGGCTATAGTGTAACAAATCAACTAACTCTTTTCGCATTGACGCATCATAACATCCTATCTCAGGACAGGGCTATACCATTACAGAACAGTGTCCGCAAATGCAGAATTCCTTACATTGCTCCACAAGGAGAAGGCTTAAATCTTAATCAAGGAAACcaacaaacaaaaaacaaacatatCAAGCCACATGATTGAAGGGAAGTATATAGAATCTAGatttaagaaaatgaaaatttactTTATGATGACAACATGGTTCCAAGTAAACCAGAAACAGTGAATAATCCCCTAACCTGatatatatcataaatcaaCAAAACCACAAGAATAACGAAACACTATTACAAAAGAAATAAATTTGCACAGATAAAAGAGAAAACATCCGACAAGACGAAACCATCTGATACACACTGTTTCTGTATGACCGAGAAAGGCAAAATATGCATATAATCATGGGTGGCAAGGGCTCATTACACTATTACAGCAACCCAAAATGATATCTTCCGTCTGCTCGCATCCAAATCAATTTACAGCTACACTTGCAGACTTGATTTCATCATCATAAATTACTGCAAGCTCTATTCCAAAACTCAGACTATGAAGCAAGTACACAAGGTAGAGCAGCAGAGGATGTACAGGACATATAAAAAACCAGATGTTGTGGTTCTCTTGCAAAATTGTGTACTCCTATATGAAGCAGCTTCAAAGTTcatcaaaacaaattaaaaaagctCCTCTGAATTGAACTTGTTCCAGGCCTCCTATTATACACAAAAAGgataaatatataagaaaagaagaagagtgAAGCACGATCAGGAATGAGTCGAATGTAGTCAAAAGAATATTCTtcgaaattgaaaaaaaacccATATATAGCAAGAAATATATACAAACTTCAAGACTATTCGGGCACTTCAGAGTCTAAAGCCTTTTCTCTAGAAACAATAATACAGAGAAAATAGTCCCCAAATATAACCGCTTGAAGTTAAATAGCATAATatacttagcaaaaaaattaaacttagCAAAAATAAAAGAGCATAATATGGGATTTACCTTCTCAGtacaatatatgcatacattaGATACATTCTAAACATGTTGGAATGTCTCAAAAGAGAACTTCGTTCACATAAGACTATGCTAATTGGACTCCGCTAAAAGTGTCCAAAATGGATACTTGTTCGAGTATCAGACTTGGCAATATCTTGTAAATTTaacatgtttttggcctaaaataagcgTCTAATACCCAACAAAATGAAGATTCGGGGTAGCATAGCATAAAGATTATGTCAAGCAGTCGATATATCAATCAGAAGGAATATTGTACATATAGAAGATACCTTAAGCAAGTCGAACACCTTCTCAGCAATATACTTCTGTTGAATATTTGCACCCTTTTGTTGTACCTTATCAGGATGTATGCACAAGGTTGCTTTCCTATAAACTTTCTTAACTGAAGCACCCGTAATCAGATCAGTCAATGAAACAGGCTGCCACCCGCATTCAGGCCAAAGCacctaaatattatttaaaagtgTAAAGATGGGTTCTCTACCAAACCGAATTGTTTTTGCAGGagaatttttctttcaaaaactCAGGTTAGATTAAAGATAAAGATGAAAAATACACACATATTGCAATGTTGATAGCAGTGCACGCAAGTTTCCCTCTTTCCCAGCTGCCCAACGCTTGATCTCAAAATCTAATGTTTCAGCAAATCTCTGaaatatataaagatttaaGTTAGGCAAGTTAACCAACAGAGGGCAGAAAAATATCCTTCAGCCTTAAGTCTTTGAGAATATTCATTCCGTGTTTCTTGTTTCCTTGTTCTTTTGACACAAGTAGAGTATCTCAACTTTATAAAGAAGATGGCTACAGAatgttaattgatttcataagAACATGATACAAGTAAATATCTTAGCAGGACAAGATAGTTCTGTACAGTCCTAACTATACGTGCTCCACATAGTTAAGGAATTTTTAAGCCATAGTTTCACATTATGCGACTCCATGCATTtacttctttttaaaatttacacaTGCATGTTCAGGCGAGGGGAACGAGTCTGTGACTCTGTATCataattgttaatttattttaaggtCTAACATAATAAAGGCAAGCAAGATACTCAAAAAAAGCCCTAACGATAATGTGAAGTTTGACCGTGGGCCGAATATTTACAGGtgaaaaatactccctccatcccaattcAGATGACCCTTTTGctaatttcacacatattaagaagtaTTAAATGATTGTGCTTTTTTCCATCTCTACCAATATTTATTGTGCTGATGGTACATTGAAAATGACAAATAAGAAAGGGTAAATTTGGAAGATTATTGATATTTGTACATTGAAAACAGCGAGGCTCACCTAATTTGTGATAAATTTCTTTTCCAAAAGGAtcatctaaattgggatggagggagtatattctaAATCTTGTGTCTAAACTATTATGATGACAATCAAAGACCAGCTACCATACCCATGAACTTGACCAAATTTATGAAAACATCTAATACGAGATGCTACAACTACTTACACTTCTTTCTTCCTGATCTCTTTGTAGCTGAAGGTCACGTTGATTCTTTTCAGCCACTGCTTTAGCCtgaaaataaaaaccaaaacaTTAGAAGTAAACTACGTTGCGGGACGGGGTTtgtgggtgggtgggtgggtggggggtggggggggggggggggggggggatgttTATCAATTAAAGTCGATTTAAGTTATCATTAGgtaaagaaagtcataccgcacGCTCCTGAGTGCGTTGATGGCGTTCTAATCTAGCTTTTCTCCTTTCTTCGGTCTCCCCTTCAACATCCTGGAAATCTCCACTTGATGGAGGACCTTTTGCAATTGAAAACATTTACCAAGTAACACATCAGAAAAGTGGTAAAAGAGTGTAAACGTATACAATAAATAAAACATTGATGAGATACCTCCAAAAATTGAGCTGAGATCATCTACGATGTTAGTGGTCGAAGATGCCTTCTTCATGTTTGACGTGACTCCACTTTGAGATGACCTCCTAGTGCCATCAGCCCCTCCCCTATTTTGAGAATGTGGATCCAACGAAGGGTCCTGGTAATTGGGACACAGCATGTgtacaattacaaaataaacatatactCTTTAACTTCCTATGCAGTGAGATGAGCAAAAATTCATGGTACATATAAACCACTATGCTTCTTACCGAAGAGCTCGCCCTTGGCCTTGGTGCACTGTTTGGTCGAGAACTCATGTTGAAGAACGATTCTAGGTCATTATCATTCTTTTGTTGGCTTGttcttgctgctgctgctgctgcagcAGCTGCAGCTTGCCTATCTCGTGCTTCTGCAGCTGCTCTTTCTCTAGCTGCAGCAGCAACCCGATCCACAGCAGCTCGTTCAGCCCTGCGGCGTGCTTCTGCATCAGCCCTGGCAGCTTTTTCCTTGGCTTCCTTTTCTCTTGCTTCAGCATTTGCCCTTTCCCTAGCTTCTGCAGCAGCCCTTTCTGCTCTTTCTCTTGCCTCGGCTGCTGCTCTACTACGTGCTTCAGCTTGTGCTCTCTGAACCGCAGCTCTCTCACTTTTTAGACGAGCATCTGCAGCGGCTCTTTCACGGGCCTCTGCAGCTGCTCTTTCACGAGCTTCCCTTGTAGCCCTTTCGACAGCTTGTCTAGCCTTTTCTCTTTCGATCTCCCTggctctttctctctctagtcTCCTCTGTTCTCTTTCTTCCTCTTCCCTCTGTTGCCTCTCGCGATTCAATCTCTCCTGATTTTCTACGATTTCCTCGTCCAGTACATCTTGCTCATCTTTTTCGCGCTGCACAGATTCTTTACTTCTAGCAGCCTTTGCATTCTCTCTTTCTCTTATCTCCTTAGCATTCTTCAACTTTGCCTCAGCACGATCCACAGCATCTTTCATGGCAGCAGCAGATGCAGCAGCAGCAGAGTTTGTGCTGCTGTTGTGCCCGGAActgatttcaaaattttcattgaAATTATTGTAATTTCTAGCCATAGCAAATTCTTCTAGTTCATCTATCGAAGAATCCATGGTATTCTTTGGTGCAGAACGGAAAGGATTGTGACTCTGAGGGTACTGAGCAGAAGATGGTGGAGAAAAATCATTGCCTTTTTGTCTACTGTTTGAAGTCGAGAAGGCTTTTTCAGATTTTGATGTGTGTCTGGGTATTGGAGGAGGGGGTCTTGAAGGTGGTGGAGCTCTGGTGGGTTGTGTAAAGAGAGGAATTTCGGATACAGTGAGCCATACTTCTTCAGATGATTGTGAATGTTCTTCCGTTCTATAAGACTGATCAGACTGGGAATTTGACTCACTGACATCGACACTATATGAAGGAGAAGAAGCTCGTTGCCCAGTTGGTTTTTGAGACCCAATTGGGCCAGCAGGCATTTCAAATAAGGTTTGATGAGATTCATGATAATCATCAACAGGCACCTTCTTCTGAGAGCTTCTCTCTGTATAAGTATTAAAAGCTGGTATTC
Coding sequences:
- the LOC108220103 gene encoding uncharacterized protein LOC108220103 gives rise to the protein MLEKPAGDSSNVKRYAPPNQRNRLGRRKSAGGEKLERASSYGSEGDKAQVAASRNFPAADRKDASSSMLVNENAPARLISLHGCCESEAFQLLNDRWAAAMDAYNSPSIDVGERPIMYSGNGASAWGHFRLPHQMDFLNELKRAMWKANGSSNT
- the LOC108223096 gene encoding auxilin-related protein 2, coding for MDDFGIFARDLGYKPQGKSAPMKSAGIGSDRPSSAPFSDDQFGDVFGGPPKYSSSNSNAKAAASSMSDFDYDSIFKASRNEAKSKWDSAPSSDPVYDKPVYDDDIFDGLPGLKSKTVSSSSRFEENVFADIASSPRKGSSGRDHFEDLLGNLTKKEKVEPKKKSISRTASDFDDLLPGFGSSSPSNRPIPESNQTSRPPANSNQTSKVIDDPFVVLESTSTPGVSFISDPLEEISKLSKPGNTEENNSSASAGVFNDLDPLGDFVKSVPAHSSGIKNSGKDGSPARARSSMKRTDESASTEAFGIPAFNTYTERSSQKKVPVDDYHESHQTLFEMPAGPIGSQKPTGQRASSPSYSVDVSESNSQSDQSYRTEEHSQSSEEVWLTVSEIPLFTQPTRAPPPSRPPPPIPRHTSKSEKAFSTSNSRQKGNDFSPPSSAQYPQSHNPFRSAPKNTMDSSIDELEEFAMARNYNNFNENFEISSGHNSSTNSAAAASAAAMKDAVDRAEAKLKNAKEIRERENAKAARSKESVQREKDEQDVLDEEIVENQERLNRERQQREEEEREQRRLERERAREIEREKARQAVERATREARERAAAEARERAAADARLKSERAAVQRAQAEARSRAAAEARERAERAAAEARERANAEAREKEAKEKAARADAEARRRAERAAVDRVAAAARERAAAEARDRQAAAAAAAAAARTSQQKNDNDLESFFNMSSRPNSAPRPRASSSDPSLDPHSQNRGGADGTRRSSQSGVTSNMKKASSTTNIVDDLSSIFGGPPSSGDFQDVEGETEERRKARLERHQRTQERAAKAVAEKNQRDLQLQRDQEERSRFAETLDFEIKRWAAGKEGNLRALLSTLQYVLWPECGWQPVSLTDLITGASVKKVYRKATLCIHPDKVQQKGANIQQKYIAEKVFDLLKEAWNKFNSEELF